One window of the Corallococcus exiguus genome contains the following:
- a CDS encoding serine/threonine-protein kinase, producing the protein MATHPPASSASRPFILFTTGATSYELVRYLGSRAGGELLLARRHYARTPGGLVLIKRLRDVTDDVARARLREEVKLLMRLSHPAIAPVYLVRVHDGAPHLVTEYVDGPCLETLSSFAALRRRPFSEAFAAYVGAEVADALHHAHALEDSRGLPVGVVHRDISPRSLRVDVHGRVRLSDFALAWSRLPGRVVTEPGLVRGDVAYASPEALEGLPLDGRADLFSLGMVLLELLTGLHLLDLDDVERAAQQAQPVPGTRGLCAETPSWLPAPLMAARMACLTPAHVEQATRGLSPGMRAVLQRVLQRDRDLRFQTGAELRDALRGLLNAEGRPYGPPEALREVSEVRTDALVGPAGAAEAGLPLEDDLWDGCDDDGADWT; encoded by the coding sequence GCCACCCATCCCCCCGCGTCCTCCGCGTCCCGGCCGTTCATCCTCTTCACCACCGGGGCCACGTCCTATGAGCTGGTGCGCTACCTGGGGTCGCGCGCCGGAGGGGAGCTGCTGCTCGCCCGCCGGCACTACGCGCGCACGCCGGGCGGACTGGTGCTCATCAAGCGCCTGCGCGACGTGACGGATGACGTGGCGCGGGCGCGGCTGCGGGAAGAGGTGAAGCTGCTCATGCGGCTGTCCCACCCGGCCATCGCGCCGGTGTACCTGGTGCGGGTGCACGACGGCGCGCCCCATCTGGTGACGGAGTACGTGGACGGGCCGTGCCTGGAGACGCTGTCCAGCTTCGCGGCGCTGCGGCGACGGCCCTTCTCGGAGGCGTTCGCCGCGTACGTGGGCGCGGAGGTGGCGGACGCGCTCCATCACGCCCATGCGTTGGAGGACTCGCGCGGCCTGCCCGTGGGGGTGGTCCACCGCGACATCAGCCCCCGTTCCCTGCGCGTGGACGTGCACGGGCGGGTGCGGCTGTCGGACTTCGCGCTCGCGTGGTCGCGGCTGCCCGGGCGCGTGGTGACGGAGCCGGGGCTCGTGCGCGGGGACGTGGCCTATGCCTCGCCAGAGGCGCTGGAGGGCCTGCCGCTGGATGGCCGCGCGGACCTGTTCTCCCTGGGGATGGTGCTGCTGGAGCTGCTCACCGGGCTGCACCTGCTGGACCTGGACGACGTGGAGCGCGCCGCGCAGCAGGCCCAGCCCGTGCCTGGAACGCGCGGGCTGTGCGCGGAGACACCCAGCTGGCTCCCCGCGCCGCTGATGGCCGCGCGCATGGCGTGCCTGACACCGGCGCACGTGGAGCAGGCCACGCGGGGGCTTTCGCCGGGAATGCGGGCCGTGCTCCAGAGGGTGCTCCAGCGCGACCGCGACCTGCGCTTCCAGACGGGCGCGGAGCTGCGGGATGCGCTCCGGGGCCTGCTGAACGCGGAAGGGCGGCCCTATGGTCCCCCGGAAGCGCTGCGCGAGGTGTCGGAGGTGCGCACGGACGCGCTCGTGGGCCCGGCGGGAGCGGCGGAGGCGGGGCTTCCGCTGGAGGATGACCTCTGGGACGGCTGCGATGACGACGGCGCGGACTGGACGTGA
- a CDS encoding dipeptidase has product MGDVKELHRQWCIADGHADSLMWNRDLCERSTEGHVDFPRLREAGVKLQCFTLVTRGFPFIGGFPLFAAWRKWPREARGSEWTRALWQIEKLDSFCARSGDTVRVATTGAALEDNLAHGRLSAVLGVEGGHAIEGQVERIEELHRRGVRFMGLTHLSNNDLGGSSFPMMGNRGLTPLGNQVMEEMARLGMSVDVAHASEQTLTDLFAHPTVRYFCSHTGVRAAGGGWRNLSDAALRTIAQRGGVVGIILAPVYLGGDTWDDVVRHVEHAVDVMGEEGVGVGSDYDGMVALPRGMRDVTDLPRLTEALLKRHPESWVERVMGGNFRRYFRETLGGG; this is encoded by the coding sequence ATGGGTGACGTGAAGGAGCTGCATCGCCAGTGGTGCATCGCGGACGGACACGCGGATTCGCTGATGTGGAACCGCGACCTGTGCGAGCGGTCGACAGAGGGGCACGTGGACTTCCCCCGCCTGCGCGAGGCGGGGGTGAAGCTGCAGTGCTTTACGCTGGTGACCCGGGGCTTCCCGTTCATTGGCGGCTTCCCGCTGTTCGCCGCGTGGCGCAAGTGGCCCCGCGAGGCGCGCGGCAGCGAGTGGACTCGCGCGCTCTGGCAGATTGAAAAGTTGGACTCCTTTTGCGCCCGCTCCGGGGACACCGTGCGTGTCGCCACCACGGGGGCGGCGCTGGAGGACAACCTCGCGCACGGGCGGCTATCCGCGGTGCTGGGCGTGGAGGGCGGCCACGCGATTGAAGGCCAGGTGGAGCGGATCGAGGAGCTGCACCGGCGCGGAGTGCGCTTCATGGGGCTCACGCACCTGTCCAACAACGACCTGGGCGGTTCGTCCTTTCCCATGATGGGCAACCGGGGGCTGACGCCGCTGGGGAACCAGGTGATGGAGGAGATGGCCCGCCTGGGAATGAGCGTGGACGTGGCGCACGCCTCCGAGCAGACGCTCACGGACCTCTTCGCGCACCCCACGGTGCGCTACTTCTGTTCGCACACGGGCGTGCGCGCGGCGGGCGGCGGCTGGCGCAACCTGTCCGACGCGGCCCTGCGCACCATTGCCCAGCGCGGCGGTGTGGTGGGCATCATCCTGGCGCCGGTGTACCTGGGCGGCGACACGTGGGACGACGTGGTCCGCCACGTGGAGCACGCCGTGGACGTGATGGGGGAGGAGGGCGTGGGCGTGGGCAGCGACTACGACGGCATGGTGGCGCTGCCCCGGGGCATGCGGGATGTGACGGATTTGCCGCGACTCACGGAAGCCCTGCTCAAACGACACCCGGAGTCGTGGGTGGAACGTGTGATGGGTGGCAACTTCCGGCGTTACTTTCGCGAGACGCTCGGCGGCGGTTGA
- a CDS encoding carboxymuconolactone decarboxylase family protein, with product MLGSKEHVQAVLDDVKTAPIPEAEKALFAFVDQLNDAPGDLRREDVERLKAAGWSDEAVYDAVSVCALFNFYNRWIDGTGVQGLSPAMYERSGKRMAAGGYPPTPPPGSPPRSGGEPER from the coding sequence TTGCTGGGCAGCAAGGAGCACGTCCAGGCGGTACTGGACGATGTGAAGACGGCCCCCATCCCGGAGGCCGAGAAGGCGTTGTTCGCCTTCGTGGATCAACTCAACGACGCGCCCGGAGACCTGCGCCGCGAGGACGTGGAGCGCCTGAAGGCGGCCGGCTGGTCGGACGAGGCCGTGTACGACGCGGTCTCCGTCTGCGCCCTCTTCAACTTCTACAACCGGTGGATTGACGGCACCGGCGTCCAGGGCCTCTCACCGGCCATGTACGAACGGTCCGGGAAGCGCATGGCCGCGGGCGGCTACCCGCCCACGCCACCTCCCGGTTCCCCCCCCAGGTCCGGAGGGGAACCGGAGCGCTGA
- a CDS encoding carboxymuconolactone decarboxylase family protein yields the protein MMKSPAPENMYLPDVESHESDGHYGKMIAMARAGGMTPPGIWHLFAFKPRMTDALSAFTHEVMRGPSPLSAGLRELIAAYTSRRNACVF from the coding sequence ATGATGAAGTCCCCCGCTCCGGAAAACATGTACCTGCCCGACGTCGAGTCGCACGAGTCCGACGGGCACTACGGGAAGATGATCGCCATGGCGCGGGCCGGGGGCATGACGCCGCCGGGCATCTGGCACCTGTTCGCGTTCAAGCCGCGCATGACGGACGCGCTGTCCGCCTTCACCCACGAGGTGATGCGTGGCCCGTCCCCGCTGTCGGCCGGGCTGCGGGAGCTCATCGCCGCGTACACTTCGCGGCGCAACGCCTGCGTATTTTGA
- a CDS encoding alpha/beta fold hydrolase yields the protein MLTVAVDGIPLHYRDVGQGLPVLLMHAFPLDGSAFDRQVAALSGRYRFLVPDLRGFGQSQLGEGPTEMRKLAQDALALLDALNIDTAVVGGVSMGGYAALALLREDPGRVRGLVLSDTQCTADDAAGKDKREATAQQALKEGTASVVQGLVPKLVHAAPDSLVGREVTKLGLSVSPESIAAAQRGMALRLDSKDLLARYAGPALVVVGEHDTVTPLAKAKQMADLVQGARLEVIPGAAHLPNQEQPEAFNSVLDSFLASLA from the coding sequence ATGCTGACGGTCGCCGTGGATGGGATTCCGCTGCACTACCGGGACGTGGGCCAGGGGTTGCCGGTGCTGCTCATGCACGCCTTCCCGCTGGATGGCTCCGCGTTCGACCGGCAGGTGGCCGCGCTGTCAGGGCGCTACCGCTTCCTCGTGCCGGACCTGCGCGGCTTCGGGCAGAGCCAACTGGGTGAAGGCCCCACGGAGATGCGCAAGCTGGCGCAGGACGCGCTCGCGCTGCTGGATGCGTTGAACATCGACACGGCGGTGGTCGGCGGCGTGTCCATGGGCGGCTACGCGGCCCTGGCGCTCCTGCGCGAGGACCCGGGCCGGGTGCGCGGACTGGTGCTTTCGGACACGCAGTGCACCGCGGACGACGCCGCCGGGAAGGACAAGCGCGAGGCCACCGCGCAGCAGGCGCTGAAGGAAGGCACGGCGTCCGTCGTCCAGGGGCTGGTGCCCAAGCTGGTCCACGCGGCGCCGGACTCACTGGTGGGCCGCGAGGTGACGAAGCTGGGGCTGTCCGTTTCACCGGAGTCCATCGCCGCCGCGCAGCGGGGCATGGCGCTGCGGTTGGACAGCAAGGACTTGCTCGCACGCTACGCGGGGCCCGCGCTGGTCGTGGTGGGCGAGCACGACACCGTGACGCCGCTGGCGAAGGCGAAGCAGATGGCGGACCTGGTGCAGGGCGCGCGGCTGGAGGTCATCCCCGGCGCGGCGCACCTGCCGAACCAGGAACAGCCGGAGGCCTTCAACTCGGTGCTGGACAGCTTCCTCGCGTCACTGGCCTGA
- a CDS encoding magnesium transporter CorA family protein: MIQVCLWEDGRAVSGGEELLDKPGPKWIDVLEPNAEVLGRLAERFQLHRLAVEDCLHLDQRPKLEEYPHHQFIVMQGFSCGSDVTELTLHEHHFFLAQDWLISVHELRLPSHDAVLRRVKDDPAGTLGRGVDVILYMLADALVDAQFPIMDEFGDRLDDLEDAIFAEPDPEHLQRIFQLKRALVTLRRVLSPQRDVVGMLSRRGIPQIQEKTTLYFRDVYDHLIRLYEQIDASRDVVGNVMDGYLSVVAQRTNDISKQLTIFATLFLPLSFIVGFFGQNFEQLTGTGWYVAMWVTMVGFPLGLVGWFKYKKWI; encoded by the coding sequence ATGATCCAGGTCTGTCTGTGGGAGGACGGCAGGGCTGTCTCGGGGGGTGAGGAACTGCTCGATAAGCCGGGGCCCAAGTGGATCGACGTCCTGGAGCCGAACGCGGAGGTGCTGGGCCGACTGGCCGAGCGCTTCCAGCTACACCGGCTGGCCGTGGAGGACTGCCTGCACCTGGACCAGCGGCCCAAGCTGGAGGAATACCCGCACCACCAGTTCATCGTGATGCAGGGCTTCAGCTGCGGTTCGGACGTCACGGAGCTCACGCTGCACGAGCACCACTTCTTCCTCGCGCAGGACTGGCTCATCAGCGTGCACGAGCTGCGCCTGCCCAGCCATGACGCCGTCCTACGGCGCGTGAAGGACGACCCCGCGGGCACGCTGGGCCGGGGCGTGGACGTCATCCTCTACATGCTCGCGGACGCGCTCGTGGACGCGCAGTTCCCCATCATGGACGAATTCGGCGACCGGCTGGATGACCTGGAGGACGCCATCTTCGCCGAGCCGGATCCGGAGCACCTGCAGCGCATCTTCCAGCTCAAGCGCGCGCTGGTGACGCTGCGCCGCGTGCTGTCTCCGCAGCGCGACGTGGTGGGCATGCTGTCGCGCCGGGGAATCCCGCAGATTCAAGAGAAGACGACGCTGTACTTCCGCGACGTCTACGACCACCTGATACGGCTGTACGAGCAGATCGACGCCAGCCGTGACGTGGTGGGCAACGTGATGGACGGCTACCTGTCCGTGGTGGCCCAACGCACCAATGACATCAGCAAGCAGCTCACCATCTTCGCCACCCTCTTCCTGCCCCTGTCCTTCATCGTGGGGTTCTTCGGGCAGAACTTCGAACAGTTGACGGGAACGGGCTGGTACGTCGCCATGTGGGTGACCATGGTGGGCTTCCCCCTGGGGCTCGTCGGCTGGTTCAAGTACAAGAAGTGGATCTGA